A stretch of DNA from Orcinus orca chromosome 3, mOrcOrc1.1, whole genome shotgun sequence:
AGGAGGGAGtgtgaagggaggagagaggagtacAGCTCACTTCTGGTTCCGGAGCTGATTGGACAGCCAGTCCAGTCCCTCATAGAGCCCGTCCCCGCTGGTGGCACAGGTAGCCTGAATGTACCAGTTCCTGTGGCGCAGAGAGTGCAGACCCAGCTTGTCCGTGATCTCAGCTGCATTCATGGCATTGGGGAGGTCCTAGGGGGGAGGGTAGCAAAGCAGGCGTGGGTCAAGGGGACTGCACGGAACCCTCTCCACCTGACCTGTGACCCCCGCCTCGTCAGACCTCCATCGCTGAGAGGCTGGCTGCCTAACGTGCACCCACCACCAGCACACAGGGTGGCTCAGTCATGCCTACCTGTTTGTTAGCAAACACGAGCAGAACAGCGTCCCTGAGCtcgtcttctgccagcatcctcaTAAGCTCCTCTCGGGCCTCATTCACACGCTCTCTGTCATTGCTGTCAACCACGAAGATGAGACCTGCATAGGGAACAGTAAGCATTAGTGTAGGCACCCGGGACACTCCCAACCTCTCCCAAAGGCCACAGCCCCCCTCCTGAGGGTTGTAATGGGGTGGCCCACCCTCACCTTGTGTGTTCTGGAAGTAGTGGCGCCACAGAGGCCGGATCTTGTCCTGGCCACCCACGTCCCACACAGTGAAGCTGATGTTCTTGTATTCCACGGTTTCCACGTTGAAGCCTGGAGGAGACCCAGTGTGAGGCTCTCCCTAGGGCTACCACTATCCCCTAGCCTCCCGAGGCCCAGCCTCCTCACCTATAGTGGGAATGGTGGTCACGATTTCACCCAGCTTCAGTTTGTACAGGATGGTGGTCTTTCCCGCAGCATCTAGGCCCACCATGAGAATGCGCATTTCTTTTTTGCCAAAAAGGCCCTTGAAGAGGTTTGCAAagatattccccatgctgtagaCTGGTGGGAGCAACACTGGCCAGAGAAACCTGCAGATACAAGGAGTCCTTGTGTCTCTTTCTGTGCTGCCCAGGGCCAGCAAAGCAGCAGCAGTTCAGAGACAGACTCAcccacagacagacagatggacatcCTGTTATCTCTCCTGAAAACTCACAAGGCATAAGCTGATGAAATTCTGGTTCCTATCCAAAAGAAAAagtcctgcctgcctgcctctcgAGCCCTAAAATCACCCTTAAAAGGGAGAGAATGGGAATCTTAGAACAGGGCTGACCGGATTTTGAAGCAGCTACTGCCATTATATCAGGAAGTGACACCCAAGGCCTCAGGGTAACTTACCTCTAAGTCCTACAACCTGCCACTGTGGGGTGCAATGTCCAACATGGGTGGAGAGGTGTGGCTTTCAAATGAATGCTAGATTCTCCATAATCTAATACAGAGCTTTTCAAGGGGCCATAAACAACCACTCCAAGGCCCTACCATGTCTCCCAACTGCTCCAAGTCTCAGTGAAAAACAGTCCAATGTTAAGGCAACTAACACACAAGAAGCTAGGAGGGCCCATGGCAGAGACCAAAAGAGACCAACCTTTCCCAACACGCTGAGAGCTTAGCACACCCTGCAGGCAGGACCGGTGGAGTGAGAACACCTGGGCTCTAGGGCAGCACACCAGGGCATTCAGTCTAAGGGTGAGCCCACAACAATGACCCTGGGGAGCCTGCCAGGGGACACCTTCCCAAGAGCTGTGGCAGTGTTGTCCCAGAGAGGAGAAGGCCTGTGTGGTGCAGCAACATGCTTGTACGAGAACACGTGTGCTGTGTTTGGGCTTCCACCAGGCTCTCCTCACTCAGCAGGGCAGAAACACAGGATACCACCGAGCTGGCTGGACCCAAGGTCAGAGACCAGGCCCAGACACCCAGACCTATAGGAAGGAACAAGTGACCACAGCTGCGGGAGAGTGAGGCTCACGGAGGAGAGGATCTCCTGTCCCAAAAGGCACCCAAGGCACCAGAGCTGCCCAGGCCTGGCCTCTCCATGCTCAGTACTCTCCTCCTTCAACTGTTTTATTTGCAAACAAGGCCTTAGGAAAAAACGGTCACTTTCTCAAATGCTTAGGAatctggactttaaaaaaaaattaattaattaatggctgaggtggatctttgttgctgtgcgcaggcttctcactgcagtggcttctcttgttgcagagcactggctctaggcatgtgggcttcagtagctgtggctcgcaggctctagagcacaggctcagtagttgtggcgcacaggcttagctgctccgcagcatgtgggctcttcctggaccagggctcgaacctgtgtcccctgcattggcaggcggattcttaaccactgcgccaccagggaagccaggaatCTGGACTTTTGGCACCTATGGTGAAGTCAAGCTGTGGAGAGCTGGGCAGCCTTCAACTGGGAAGAACTCTGTGTGAGTGTTGACAGAAAACCAAATGAACCACAGAGAACTTGTTCCAAGCAGGCAGGAGCTGCTTGCACCTGACCTCTGAGAGGGTGTTGGTGGAAGCCACTGTCAAGGCTTGGAAGGAGCCTTGCCCTGCATACCTGACCCCCCTAGAAGTAACAATGAACTCCCCAGTCTTTGGACTTTGGATGGACACTGCTGGGGTCAGAGGCCAGACCCATGAAGGACACAGATATGGGCCTGCCACAGGCACGCCCCACTGCACTCCACCTGGGGGGCGTGCCCCAGATCCCCACCATTCCTTATCACCTCTGATGACAGGCTCAGGTGGAGTCGCCAGGCCTCCACTGCAAGTTACTTTCTGCCTTAGTCATCAGTGAGTATTTGGTGACTAAGTCCACGTCCTGCTCCTCATCCAACTTCCACCTTCTAGTTTTAGCACTCTGACATTTCCTGGCTGAATTATTACCATGAGGACTgtcaaatggtgattttctattgAGTCATTCCTTCCAGCTATTAGTTAGTTAGCATTCTACTGCAAGGAACCACTTCTCCATATATTGATATAGTGTGAACTTGTGCATTCCTAGTTTACTCAGTAGGTCAGAATCACTACCCCACTGTGACTTAGATGCTCCAATGGTCCTAGAGGTGTCCCGTGGAGGCGCTTCCAGCAGGCTTCAGTGCACTTTCAACACTTTAATGCTTTTTGGTTTTGAATAATATTACCtagttataaaagtaaaatttaaaaatatctttactatatttccttttctgcagACAGCCATTTTTCCTATAGATGATGATAAATTATGGAAGACAGAATAAActgaacacacacatttatctcAGCTTACTCCTGAAATCGTTACCAATAAAGAAATAAGTGATGACTGACTGAAAAGGGAAAAGTGGGGGGAGGTGGAAAGAGGTGACAGAAGTCAGCAAATTTTGGTGAGGTCTGACCCTGACCGAGTGCTCATCCTCAGCTCTGCAGGAGAGCCAAGGGACCTTTTTGGAGCAGCTGAACCAGGGGCCCTGACTCCACTATCCAGGCAGAGGACGGCATGGGGTGCACTGTACTGGAAACAGACGGATATGGGCAAAATCAACAGGGAGGCACACTTCCCTGCAGACCCTCACATGTAACCCAGAGGCCTCAAAGCAAGGACCTATGGATTCTTGCACCTGGAGGCCCTCAAATAGCCACGCCCCTATCTCCCTTTAAGAAGCCCCCAATGCAAGTGACTGAAACAAAGAATTTGGAGAGAAGAcagaagacatttaaaaagaaaaaaacaataaaaaacaaacaaaatccccaaCCCACACACAGCCTTGGCATCAACATGGTGGGGACCTGGTGCCCACAAAACAAGAACAGGGCATTAGGACACAGAGAACAGCAGACCTCACAAccaaagtgaaaaaaatccacacacacacacaagatttaaaaaagaggaaactgggacttccctggtggtccagtggctagggccccgagcttccaatgcagggggcccaggttcaatccctgatcagggaactgggtcctgcatgctgcaactaagacccaacgcagccaaataaataaatattaaaaaaaaaaaagggaggaaactaGGAGCAATTTAAAAGACCAACATCTACCTTgcgtatggtgatgactttttagacaCAACACCAAAGATATGAtcccatgaaagaaataactgataaactgaacttcattaaaatgacaaacttctgctctgtgaaagacaaaacCAGACTGAGAGAATATATCTGCAAgagatacatctgataaaggactgtcatccaaaatatacaaagaccacttataactcaacaataacaaatttaattttaaaattaaaaaaatgggccaaagatcttaATGAAAACCTCATTAAAGGTTTACAGAAGGCAAGTAagcaatgaaaagatgctcatcatatgtcctcagagaaatgcaaattaaaacaatgagctattactgcacacctattagaatgaccaaaagccaaaatccagaacacacGCTGGCaatggcaagaatgtggagcaacaggaactctcctcCGTTACCcgagggaatgcaaaatggtacagctgtccgcaaacagtttggaggtttctCACAAAACATACTCTGAACATATAATTCAGCAATCATGctcccaaaggaactgaaaactaACATCCACACAGACACCTGCACACTGATGTTTACAGAAGTTTTCATTCCAAAaagttttattcattcaaaattttGCTACAATTTGGAAGCAACCATGATGTCTTccggtaggtgaatggataagctgtggtacatccaaacaatattattcaacactaaAAAGAAAGGCGCTAtcaagacatgaaaagatgtggagGAGCATATATGtgcattactaagtgaaagaagccaatctaagAATACTACACAcctatgattccaactatatgacattctggaaaaggcaaaactgtggagacagtaaaaagatcctTTCAGTGGTTGTGAGGGgttaggaggaagggagggatgaataggtggaacacaaaggatttttaggacagtgaaactattctgtgtgaaACTGCGATGGTAGATACGTGTCAATATGCATTTCTCCAAACCTACAGAACAcacaataccaagagtgaaccctaaggtaaactatgggcTCTGGATGATGAtgtatcaatgtaggttcatcaactgtaacaaatgcaccactctaGTGGGGGATATAGTGAGGAAGGCTATGTGGGTACTGGAAATCTCCATGCCTTTCCCTCAATTATGTGGTGAACCTCA
This window harbors:
- the ARF1 gene encoding ADP-ribosylation factor 1, whose amino-acid sequence is MGNIFANLFKGLFGKKEMRILMVGLDAAGKTTILYKLKLGEIVTTIPTIGFNVETVEYKNISFTVWDVGGQDKIRPLWRHYFQNTQGLIFVVDSNDRERVNEAREELMRMLAEDELRDAVLLVFANKQDLPNAMNAAEITDKLGLHSLRHRNWYIQATCATSGDGLYEGLDWLSNQLRNQK